In Thermodesulfovibrionales bacterium, the genomic stretch AGTACTGGACCTCTGATATGACTTGTTCCGACGTGAGTTGCTCCATCATAAGCTTCTTTAGGACCTCCACTTCTATTATACCAGACTTGACGGCTTCAGATCCTTGGAGGAGAGACCGGTAAATGACTGATGCGGCGTTCCTTTCTTTCCGGGTGAGATAGGAATTCCGGGAACTCATGGCGAGCCCGTTCTCCTCGCGGAGTGAGGGGCAAACCACAATCTCCGTCCCCATATCAAGGTCTTTCACGAGTCTTCTGATAATCACCGTTTGCTGGAAATCCTTCTGGCCGAAATAGGTCCTGATCGGGCTGACGATATTGAGCAGTTTCGTGACGACCGTGGCCACTCCTCTGAAGTGGCCTGGCCGGTAAGCACCGCAGAGTCTTTCAGACAAGCCCCGAACATCGACGTAGGTCGAGAATCCACGGGGATACATGAGAGCGTCATCGGGCAGAAAAAGGACATCCACGTCTTCTCTCTTAAGCTTTTCCATATCGCCTTCCAGGTCTCTTGGGTATTTTGAAAGATCCTCTGACGGGCCAAACTGTACAGGGTTGATATAAATGCTCACAACCGCGACGGCATTCTCTTCCCTCGCCATTCTGACAAGGCTGAGATGGCCTTCGTGAAGCGCACCCATCGTCGGCACGAGGCCGACTGTTCTGCCGTGAAGAAGATGGCCTCTTGAAGTTTCCTGCATTACCCTGGGTATCCGGATGATTTCCATGTCCCTACCTCACCGGAGATCGTGAAATGATTCGACCATGCGCTATACGGTATCCAAAGACCAGGGCCTTTGTCAAATTATGGATCCCTCGCCGATCAGGGAGTGACTGACAATTTCCCAGGGAGGGAAGAAGGGAAGAGAGGGTCTCCCCCTCCGGGGCAATCGTGAGAAGCTCATAAAATAAATAAACGGATAGGGCAGTTCGAAAGGCCCATCGCGCCATCTGCCTTCGCGGGACAATGACAGGAAATGCACTCAAAACATATGTAAAGAAGCGTCGGCCGCACTACCTAAGGACTCCAGGACCGCCGTCATGTCTTCAGGCAGAGGGCTCGAAAATTCCATATATTCTTCGGTAAAGGGGTGACGAAATCCGAGCATCGCTGCGTGGAGCATCTGACGGGGGACCGCAATCTTCTTCTTTCCTATTTCGATCTCTGTCCTTCTTCCATAGATCCTGTCACCGATGAGCGGATGGCCCGCTGATGCAAAATGAACCCTTATCTGATGCGTCCTCCCCGTTCCTAAAAGGACCTCCAGGAGGGTTGCACAACCGTACCTTTTTAGGACCTTCCAGCGCGTAATCGCCTCTTTGCCCCTCCTTGTCTTCGTAGACATTTTCTTCCTGTCTGACGTTGAACGGCCTATAGGAAAAACGATTTCACCCTCTTCCTTCAGAG encodes the following:
- the panC gene encoding pantoate--beta-alanine ligase yields the protein MEIIRIPRVMQETSRGHLLHGRTVGLVPTMGALHEGHLSLVRMAREENAVAVVSIYINPVQFGPSEDLSKYPRDLEGDMEKLKREDVDVLFLPDDALMYPRGFSTYVDVRGLSERLCGAYRPGHFRGVATVVTKLLNIVSPIRTYFGQKDFQQTVIIRRLVKDLDMGTEIVVCPSLREENGLAMSSRNSYLTRKERNAASVIYRSLLQGSEAVKSGIIEVEVLKKLMMEQLTSEQVISEVQYCSVYSTETLDEIERIEGEALLALAVRIGNTRLIDNMLVTPGR